The Thunnus thynnus chromosome 1, fThuThy2.1, whole genome shotgun sequence nucleotide sequence ACATTTGCAAATTTGAATGGGCACTGGTTTATTTTGTGAACGAAGATATACTATGAGACAGACGGCAGTAGAGGAAAGGACACACAGAAGGGAACCTTTCTGATATCACCTCTGTTTATTTTAGGGCAAGCAGACAACATAAAAATTGAAGACTGAAATTCTTCctcaacatatttttctttaaaagtggtgagcaaaaaaaaaaaatgcacatcaaCATATGTATTTGTCTCATATTTGTAATGTTGACTTTCCAGTGGGGATCATATGTACATTATAATTCTATGAGCATACACAAGCAGGCTTTTCATCTGTTTTGAGATTCTGTGCACATCTTCCCGGCCAGAGGGCATTTCCCTTCTGCTCTCAGTACAAGGTTCCACTGAACCGACATGACACACACCCAGGGAAGAAATTTTCCCCgtagtcaacacacacacacacacatacacacagatccAGTGTTGGAGgataaagagggagagaaatatAACCTTGTTTACGTGGCTCTGAGCAAAAATATCTGTGGTTTAATTGGGCACTCGGCTTGACAGAAGATTTCACTGATGCTGTGTCTCAGAAAAGCTGGAATAATAACCACACAGACTAGTCTTTGGTTTACACCTCGcatatccattaaatttggtatTGTAGTAGCAATAGGTGAGCTTTGTTTTTTCAAGCAAATTGCACCTCAGCTTTCATCATTCATAAGTCACTGCACAATGGTTCTCTGCAGGcaattacatttcacatcatATCCTGCATAAACAATAAGGTATGTGAGATGTTTGTAGGTTTACAGGTGCTGCACTTGCCACAGATCAGCAGGTGCATCAATATGAAACTCAATAAAAAAGGTGGTCTGCTTCCATCTGGTGGCCATGTACCCACACTACAGGTAGCACAGTCTTTGTTATGTAACAGATACTCTTCGTACTGTCAATCACAGCATCCTCCAGTCACGTGATTCAACCCTCTGAAATGTGAGAATAGTAATGAAAGAATCAACATATGCAGCAAATGGTAGAGGAtcaacatttattaaataacCCATAATGTCTGTAATAGGCACAGTAAAATTATAGTACAGAACCAAGCCATGGCGATTCAACAAGCTACGCTAATGAATGGCTATTTTATTGTCTACTATAGATACATCATCGATTTCCATTTACAGTCTTCCACCACAAGAAACCTATACAATTAATGTCAAATATTCAGAACACTTCCTTAATATTGTGATGCAACAATCTTCACACGTTTCTGAGGCTAAAACTCCCTCAGCTTCCATCTTCATGTCTTCCACGCAGCTCCGCATCATGACAGGCAGGATATAACAGATGAAACAGTTGCAGAACGTGGAGACAGTGTGATAATTAAGTGTTCCAGATATTTTGCGCTCcacattattttttacactCTGTTGTATGTAACTGGAGATTACATGAGAGAAAGATTTCTCTGGTGGGTTATGACACTGCCATTTCACTCAGTGCCCCACCCAGTATGAGTCTTTGAGAGAGTCCAGGGAGCCACAGACCTCATTGGTGTTCCTTTTCCAGGTATTCCAAGCTGGGCGCATCCAACCTTTGCTCCTGGTTGCGGTTCTTTGTGAATTCCTTCAGCATATCCATGACTTCTCCCTGGTAAACCTCAGGGGTGGGCTGGGCTTCTGCAAGCAAAAAGGGAACAGGTTTCTTTTCAGAAGATGTGAGGCTTGACTTGCCAGTATTACACCTGAGaaacacatcattttcacaTACAGAAGATTCGATCTAATTTAAGAAGAAGTGATTGTTGTTTATTCTTTGCAAGAAATTGAATCATGAAACAGATGGCAGAAGAGCAGTGAGCACACAGAGGGGAGCCCCTCTGACATCACATTGGTCTATTTTAAGACATGCTGAAACCACGAAATTGAATGGCTGACAGAGGCTTATCCAATGGGAAATTTTTCCGCTGAAAAGAAAATTCACCTGaacatttgtatttgtttcatactgCAGTAATGGGAAAACACAGTCACGCTCTTTATGGTATTTTCAAGGTCTTGCTTGTCTCTTATGAGGCTCTTCATGAGTTCAGTGATATGCTACGCATGTGACTTTCTCTGTTTATTAAATTCAAGCTGGAAACCATCACAATGAATAATtttaattgtgtgtttaaatgtattcatgtagtTTGGTTATCGTTTCAATGAAGTCAGCTTTCCTGCCTGGGTTTCCAGAGAAGGGCTGCCAACTGAATGTGTTGATGCTGTTCTCACACTGAATCTGTTTTGCACAACAGAACACAAACATAATTAATTCAAATTAGAAGAATAAAATGGTAGGTTATCCTGGGATAGTGAAAAAGCTCCCAGGGTGAAGTCCAAGCCAAAAGGAATTGAGCTTAATTTGTAAGCAGAGTTGTGATTTCATTATTTCAGCATCAGCGGCCATGAATGATTGCCAGTTGAAAAAAACGGAtcttttataattattataccCACTGGAGTTTTCCATATTCTGTTGTGTTACAGGCTGAATTTAATATGTGTGTATGGTTTCTTGGTCGCTATTAAGTCAAAGCCTTATTTGCATTTGCAATTCGTACATTAATATTGCAAGGCTGAAATGTTTTGTGTCATTAAACATTCAAACATGTGGCAAATGACACTCTAAAAGCATATGCAGATTCCATTCAGAGTCTGAAATGCCCCTTGAGTGAAGTTTATCTGCATGTATTATGTCTACAGTACTATATAATATTGTGCAGGCAATATCACATATCTGAGGAATAACTcatcaaagaaaagaaatcattCTTCTCACCTGTTGCCCAGTAGTAGATGTCCCAGTCATTGCTAGGTTCATTAATCAGTCTGTCGTACTGCAGCAGCTGAGTCTCACTCATTGTGTTCAGGTATCGCTTTGCAAAAAggctaaaagagagagaggaaattcATTTGAGTCTTTGCTTCAGATAGAGAGTCTAGTAATTATCTGAGGCGCCGGTGAATGGACTCCTCACTTGGTACCTGAAAACCttaaaaggtaacaaaaacaatttcaaaaccTGGTCCAGCTAACAGTTGGCTCTTTTATACAGATATCCTGCATTATGGTCTAAAGAAGATCCATCATTAAGTTGCCTTTgctttttttacactgaaccaaacaaagccagCATAATGCTGCCCTCATGTGTGCTTTTCCATAGCATGCCGGTGTTCCTGATTCAGAGGTGTGACGTGTAACACAACAGTGTTAGCTCCCTGTCCCGCTGTGCCGGCTGTCCTTTTTTACACAGACGTCGATCCGGCTCAATGACTACCTCTGTAGCCGGCTTATTGGCAGAGCAACTCTGCTCCCCCCACTCCGTGTCCGTACCTTTTATACAGAGGACGCAGCATTCCtgccttgaacaggctgtgtaaaaggaGCTAGAAACCTGAACAAACTAATCACACACCTATGCTGAATGACTGCTTGCTTGAGCACCAAAATAAGGCCAGAGCCACAAACTTGCATTTTTGTCCGATCTGCTTCCAGCCCTGGCTATACATCAAGATTTTAAGTGCACAAGTGAGGGAGAAAACATCAAACACCAGACTGGCTTGATGACAGACAGATAAGACAGCAGACTGTACAGTTTAACAACCTGAGCAATATGCAGTTCTCCAGCATGCCCCTCTTACGACTCTCATAGAGCAGGCGCCGTCTCTTGATGTCAGTGGGCTCGCTGAGCTTCTCCTCCCAAGGGGGCAAAGGGATCTCAATCAGGTCACCCCTGGTGTCATCTGGCGCGTCTCCACGGTAACCACGAGATGGTATCAGGCCTGCCACTGCTGGTCTCCATGCTGCCTGGCACACCCCAGTCACCAGCTGATAGGCAACAAACACGCACGTGAACACCACCATTCAATATCTCCATTCAAAATCTGTTGAACAATATACTGACATTTCTCCTTTTGTTGTTATAAATTCTTattgtttctgtcactttgtaAAACACAGCAACTAGGGCACTTGGAGAAGGGAGAAGCCACTGGTTACCAACCTTTTTTGTTTGCCATGCCTTTATGACTGCAAAAATTAGTCAATTGATCGATTAGTCACtcaaaagaaaattgaattgTCACCTATCTTGATAACGGATTCattgtttttgaatttttgaagcacaatgccaaacatttgatgtttccagattctcaaatgtgatcatttgctgcttttcttggtcttaacTTATTATAAATTACAattttggggagggggggtttgACTGTCGtcatacaaaaacaagacatttaatgatgtcatcttgtGCTCTAGGATATTGTGatttgtgaacatttttcagtgcttCCTGATGTGTAGACCAACCAAGAGAAAACACTCAAAATAtcaatcaatgatgaaaataatcgatAGTTGCATCGTTAATATGGGCATGAGTTGTTCAAACAAAATGGGATTTGTAGTATTTcacatgaggaaaaaagaaaaaagaaaaaaataaaagttttaccTTGAGACCCCTTTGAAGGTTACGAATGCAATgcaaggttggaaaccactggctTATGTTTTTGAAATATCGGCTACATGCTGGTGAGAAACTATGACAAGTTTCCTTAGAATATTCCagtagttttgcatgttttagacCATGTTCTAGTAATCATACACACTTTACATCAGAGCTAACAATAGTGCAAACTATGAAGAAATTTGAATGCCTTATTTCTACCATTTCAGCAATTCATTGGTTTCCATTTACTTTCATAAAAGGTATGAAAATCAATTAGCAGACTCTTGAACTCTCTTGGGCTATGTAGcctaatccatcacagtgaataTCAAGTCTGGTCTACATTAATATTCCTAAAAGTTACATAATGTGTGACATAATACAGTGCAAACTTTTTTAGAGTAATCTGCACTTAAATATTACCAATCAACAATAAtgtaacaatgacaaaaaatgaatacTGACCTGATGTTTATTGTGATGGATTACATCACATTAATCGAGTATCATTTAAGAGGCTAccaatttatttttcatactcCACAGAAATCGATGGAAAATAAGAGTGGTAGGGAAATCAATTCAGAAATCTAAAACTGGTCAACCTGCATCCAAAAATGGTCACCAAAAAGTATTTATTAGTTGTAATTAAGGAGTTGGACCTTGCAAATACTTTAGCTCAGCTGCTTTAAAACAACTCAAATTGTTTTCTATTAACGTTAAGGACTACAGGATATGTAAGACAACAATTAGAGAGATGAGAAAGATCAATTTCCTAAAGAATTTAAATGATACAgtcaagagggagagaggagcagaggtgAATTGCATAATGTCACATGCTGCCCTGTTGTACAACTGTTTACTCCTGGATTGTACAAGCGGAGCTCTGAGGCTAATGCCACCACTACAAAggaaaaaatcaaacaaaataaagctAGGAATgaacaaaaatgcaaagtagaCATACATCAATTTACGtctcattaaatatttttaaattagcATTCGATCTTTTAAAAAGTCCTCGACGATCTCTTCAGTTAGCACTCGAGCTTCAACCAACACTAGTAACGTTACATGACAGCAAGTACTAGTCTTTGTTGCTACTACTTGTCTGGTTAGCCACAAATAACTGTAAATAACTCACTCTTTTCGCAATAATGGAAGACAGCATGTTTAGCCctctttgttttaatgttgagaGGTTTCTGGGTGAGTTGATTCCCTGCCGTGAGGATGTCTCCGAGTCTCAAAGTCAGACACACTAACAGTAGAATTACACAAGCGGCTCTCACGTCACAGCACACGGGAAGACGGGAAACTATCGAGGGGGGCGCATCGCACACGATGATGACGCCATATTGCTAGGGTAACGCTCATTTTTGGCTAGCGTTACGGAAAAAACAGGCGTCAACACGCTATCGTTTATAGTTATTATTTGAttagtttattttcagtcatcTTAAATAATCAACGTAAAAGCTCAATAAATTTCCCCCACGTCAGAACATGAAGGGACATGGCCATGGGAACCAAATGTCGATTGTTGTTGTCAACCGGTAACACATCCCTGACGGACTTGAGTTAGcaatatttgcatttatattaTTTGATCAAAGAGCGAACTAGTAGTTGTCCGaaactgtttgtatgtgtacTCATCCATGAAGGGTCGTGCATGTATTTTCATAGTGTCCATTAAAATATGATTTCCTGCCCGCCTGTCGTATCGGTTTatcatcatattttgttttagcCACATAATTGTTTTCTGCGGACTTGAACGGAACGTTGGTTAGCTAACGTTAGAAACGTTAACAAGCATTTCTTGAATGTTGACTGTGCACCTGTTTGTCGGTATGCACTGATATGTTGCCTAGTGTGCATGTGCGAACTAAAAGCTACActgacagcaaaaataaaacaagagtaGCTGCAGTGCCATCAACTGGATCATTTTAGGCCCGCGGGATGGCTGCTGCACAACCTGCAGCCGGACCAAGTACCTCCAAGATGGATCTCATTGATATCTACAGTGACCAGAATCAAAACGAGGAGGTGAGTCTGACCTTCCTCTTACGTACCTTTCATTGCAAAGTGCATGACAACTGCACAGGGTTGTGGATGTACATTTGTCGACACCTTGAGTTTTTATTGGATACCTCTGTGATCtgtgttaaacatttttttcgACATTTTGCTTCGAGTTTTGCCAGTattttccaaataaaataaaactacagtaagTGTCCTTTCAGTCAAGCATTCACAGCCTCAGGCACAATATCACTGCAGTCCATCTTGTGAGAAAAAACTCCCATCTTCATTTAAAGTTGTGCTGCCATATGTTCCATTGTGTAGACCTGTTTATTGGCTCAGTGAGAGTACTGTCATCCAATTTATATTTAACCTTTTTTGGCGACCAGTAAGAGTATGCATTAGATAGATCTTTGGCCTCTGTCAAAGCACAAAGCTGCTGAGAAGTTTCTAGGCTTTGtactgcagtgtttgttttaaaatgtcttttattgatGTTCTGCACATTAAGATACACAGGATGACACCAttaagaggttttttttctgcccCACAAAGGATTTGGACAGAATCGCTGAAGCAAATGAACTTTTTGATGCTGTTCTGACTGGCTCAGTCAATCTGGAAAGGAAAGTTACCACAAATGTGACCCCTCCTCATGGTAAGGAGATGCCAGCTAAAGAGGAGGATAAACAAGAAACAGTGAAAACCCCAAAAGGAGGAAACTCACTGAGAAGATTATCTTTATATATTGGAAATTTCCCCTGGGTGAGTCACGCATGTGtcctgtaaatgtttttttgtttgtttgtttgttttttaagtgtcTAGTGTAATTTCTGCTGTCCAGTCCACATAGACTCGGAGAACAACTTACATGAAACATAACAGAGAATCACAAAAATGTGATCTGTCAAAGTAGGCGGTCCTAAGATGCAAAATCAGCAGAAAAACTTGACAAAAAGGAACAATATGTACAATTTTCCTTTAAAGAAATGTGCTCAAATATCTATGAAGCCGTAAtgcaaaatcaaaataaaacattacaatacTTTTGAAGTCAGAGATGTTCTTtgtttatacatatataaacacatgacATTGCTGTAGTGTGTTGTAGTTTTCAAAAGTATTTCAGTattgttttttcaattaaaagGCAACATACAATATGTCAAACTTAAGTAACCTTCATTGAACAGGGGAGAGGAACTGCAGCACCATTTGTGTGCTGCTTACATTGCTGCCACAACATCACTACTGTGGCATTTCTCTAATCGCCATACGGTCTTGTTTGGTGCACATGGAGTAGACATCACACTGTTTACTAAAGCAATTTTCCCCACGTTACTCTCAGCTATAGAGCTTCACTTCATATGAAGTATGAAGTCACACCATTAATACTGATAGACACCTTGGTCTCTTAGTTGTTCAGTTACATTATATTCTGGTACAATGCAAAACATCCCCAAAAGAACAAGTCTGCTCTTTTATTAAATTGATGTGTGCTATACATTGTTATTAAATAAGTCAAATTGATTTAGGGACACTGCAGTTTATGCAGCTTCACTTCACATACTGTGATTTTTGTGTAAACCCACCACACAAAGACTGAGTTGTAAATAAGGAGTTTCTTGGTTTTGTAGTCCACTTCCACTCTTGTGGCATTGTGGATAGGAAAAGGCTATGTAGTGGCTGAAATGAGAGTTAGCCCCAGAAGGCAACCCTTATGAACAAGTGGTTCAAATTACATTTACTAGGGGGTGTGATGTCTCCTCAGTTGAAGTGATTAGTTATTAGTGATTTATAGTCATTTGTCATTAGAAAAAATCATTCAGACATTAGACTGACCAgtgtggaaaacacacacatctttcttGTCCAGAGTCCAAAAAGCTGTAACTGTTGAAACATCATTAAATGCTTCTtctaaaatgtctgttttattacaGTAGAAAAAGTACACATTTTCAAGCCCAAATTTGCTCTTCTTCAACtcaaaatattttcctttttccaaggcagtaaaatggaaataaatggcCTGTTTAACAGTATTCACTAGAATGGTAAAACACCTCTACTTCACAGCAAAACTGCAGTGGTTGTTTTGctcttgttttcctcttcaaaatgcatttcaatAATTCTAAATCGAATTAAAGCTGATCTAGGGGCATGTCCCAAGTTAACCACATAATTTTATAAGCCTGTGTCTTGGCAGAGCCCTGCTTACATATAGAGCATTTCCTTTGCCTTTGAGAATCTTCATTAAGTCAACGTGCCTCAAGTGCCATGCTGCAAACTGACATCTGGCCcaaagttaaattaaaagtaACCTAAGGTTAGGCTTAGCGCCTTATGTTAATGAGAGCAAATATTGTAAGCTTGGGCTTTTAATCATACTATACAGCCTCAGACAATGTATCCTcctaaacaaaaatgttttacccAGAACCCAGCACATATCAGTTTGTTATTGAATCAGCTCAAAATCTGCCATTTTTGTCATTCCCCCTCCCGTACGTGCTGCTACCTGCAGTGGACATCTGACAAGGACCTTTCATGCATGGCCCAAACATTGGGTGTGAAGGACATCACAGAGATCAAATTTGCAGAGAACAGAGTTAATGGCCAGTCAAGAGGGTGAGTAATTGTAGATCTAGGTTTATGAAATATACACAAACTTCCAAAGTACAGTTTCCTATGAGCTCATTTGATTATTGTTAAATTGCCTGCGTTTTGATTTATTAAAGATTTGGCtttctgtgagtttgtgtgGGTAATCATTCATATGTTGTTTCCTCTACTCTTTAATACAGCTACGCAGAAGTGGTGGTGACCTCGGAAGAGTCCTTAAAAATATTGTTGGAGAAAATACCCCAATGTGAACTGAACGGGGAAAGGATAGACTGTCGCTTTGCTACTCGTCAGAATCTCACTGTGTTTGAGGACATAGCAAACAAACGTAAGAGCACCAGAATCTTAAAATACTAAGGGAATTTATAACATGTagcaaaatgtcagtttgacTGTTAATTTCACTAAAACAATTTGTTTCTCCATAGGTATACCCCTGCGTGTTAATTCCAAAGATCCCAAAGACTCTCCAGATTCTTCTGATAAAATTCCCTCATTATTAGCACAGGAGCCCAGCCCTCCCACTATACCCCCACTTTTTCCATCACATCCACTCGCAAACAGGTTTCCCTCAATACCCAGCCCGTTCCTTAGCCAGCCACCTCCTCCCTTCCCACGTATGCCGCCAAACATCCCTCCACTCCTGCCACCCCATTTGTTCCCTCCCCATCCAGTCCATGTTCCTAGCCAGCCACCTCCCAGTCTTCATATAAATCCAGCATTTTTCACCCCAACACAAGACGGGCACAGCAGCAAAGTTTACAGCCAACAAAAGTGAGAACATCTACCGTTTACCTCTGTACAATAATATGTCTTTTTCTCAATGAAACTTGATATTGTTGTGGAAATTATGTCGACTTTGTAGGAGCAAAAGACCAGGATACAGATGGGAATACCACAGAATAGGACATATAAAGATAATGGAACACATAACTCAAGATACATGAATataacaaacagaacaaaataagaGTCAGCATTTTTGTCATGCATAGCAACTATGAAAAAAGCCAGTGTGACAACAATGTGTTCAttttgcagacacacacctaaaaGTACAGATGGAGACTTTGAGGAGCTAATGAACAGAAATAGAGCTGTTGCCAGCAGTGCCATCTCCAAGGCTGTGTCCGGAGCAACAGCTGGTAAGTACAGCTGATGAGATTCTGTCAAGTAGAAGAAGgaacacagaaacataattaGCCATGTGGGGAAAGCACTGGTCCCTGGTTGAGTATTAAGGACAAACTCgaaaaaattcaaattaaaaaggcACTTTCTAAGCAGTTCACCAGTCCTCTTACAGTGGCTTTGGAAAGTGCGGAGATACCTTCATTTTTTTCGGTCTATGCTGTGTTGTAATgtaaaattcattaaaaaaaaattctaaacaCAGTACCCTTATAACGACAtagcagaaatatgtttttacatttttcttct carries:
- the sdhaf2 gene encoding succinate dehydrogenase assembly factor 2, mitochondrial, coding for MLSSIIAKRLVTGVCQAAWRPAVAGLIPSRGYRGDAPDDTRGDLIEIPLPPWEEKLSEPTDIKRRRLLYESRKRGMLENCILLSLFAKRYLNTMSETQLLQYDRLINEPSNDWDIYYWATEAQPTPEVYQGEVMDMLKEFTKNRNQEQRLDAPSLEYLEKEHQ
- the LOC137181863 gene encoding cleavage and polyadenylation specificity factor subunit 7-like isoform X2, whose translation is MAAAQPAAGPSTSKMDLIDIYSDQNQNEEDLDRIAEANELFDAVLTGSVNLERKVTTNVTPPHGKEMPAKEEDKQETVKTPKGGNSLRRLSLYIGNFPWWTSDKDLSCMAQTLGVKDITEIKFAENRVNGQSRGYAEVVVTSEESLKILLEKIPQCELNGERIDCRFATRQNLTVFEDIANKRIPLRVNSKDPKDSPDSSDKIPSLLAQEPSPPTIPPLFPSHPLANRFPSIPSPFLSQPPPPFPRMPPNIPPLLPPHLFPPHPVHVPSQPPPSLHINPAFFTPTQDGHSSKVYSQQKHTPKSTDGDFEELMNRNRAVASSAISKAVSGATAVEFKTKLWLGHSRTFRDLSQSCSSVVLTVCFGSLPS
- the LOC137181863 gene encoding cleavage and polyadenylation specificity factor subunit 7-like isoform X1, giving the protein MAAAQPAAGPSTSKMDLIDIYSDQNQNEEDLDRIAEANELFDAVLTGSVNLERKVTTNVTPPHGKEMPAKEEDKQETVKTPKGGNSLRRLSLYIGNFPWWTSDKDLSCMAQTLGVKDITEIKFAENRVNGQSRGYAEVVVTSEESLKILLEKIPQCELNGERIDCRFATRQNLTVFEDIANKRIPLRVNSKDPKDSPDSSDKIPSLLAQEPSPPTIPPLFPSHPLANRFPSIPSPFLSQPPPPFPRMPPNIPPLLPPHLFPPHPVHVPSQPPPSLHINPAFFTPTQDGHSSKVYSQQKHTPKSTDGDFEELMNRNRAVASSAISKAVSGATAGDLRVAMETLLTAIAIIKQSRVYGDERCQALVTSLKDCLVSIQGNYGYRSSSRSGDKERDRDRGRDRERERDRERDREDSSGWEGAGMSRRHRDRSRESGERDKERSRERDRHRDHRDRYR